A section of the Deinococcus taeanensis genome encodes:
- a CDS encoding RNA methyltransferase: protein MNLAVVLVSPKTPGNIGSAARAMLNMGARDLRLVAPRCDHLDSGALAMAVHAADLLREARVYPTLREALADRDLSVGTTARLRADLPPPQHPAYVRPLVRAAAAPALVFGPEESGLINSDLEQCQVAVRVPTGDYASLNLAQAVLLVCYEFLQGQEELPERQRKTATREEMEAAYGHLHETMELIGYTDAVRARHTLRLWRALLDRALMSSAESRLFRGFLRQVKWKVEDAAARGTVQPRGEAAPEGGASEPDATAP from the coding sequence GTGAATCTGGCCGTTGTTCTCGTTTCCCCCAAAACCCCAGGCAATATTGGCTCGGCGGCGCGCGCGATGCTGAACATGGGCGCGCGGGACCTGCGGCTGGTGGCGCCGCGCTGCGATCACCTGGATTCCGGGGCGCTGGCCATGGCGGTGCATGCCGCGGACCTGCTGCGTGAGGCGCGGGTGTACCCGACGCTGCGTGAAGCCCTGGCCGACCGGGACCTGAGCGTGGGCACCACCGCGCGGCTGCGGGCAGACCTGCCCCCGCCCCAGCACCCGGCGTACGTGCGGCCTCTGGTGCGCGCGGCGGCCGCGCCGGCGCTGGTGTTCGGGCCGGAGGAGTCGGGGCTGATCAACAGCGACCTGGAGCAGTGTCAGGTGGCGGTGCGCGTACCCACCGGTGATTACGCAAGCCTCAACCTGGCGCAGGCGGTGCTGCTGGTGTGCTACGAGTTCCTGCAGGGGCAGGAGGAACTGCCGGAGCGGCAGCGCAAGACGGCCACGCGGGAGGAGATGGAGGCCGCGTACGGTCACCTGCACGAAACGATGGAACTGATCGGGTACACGGACGCGGTCCGGGCGCGGCACACCCTGCGGTTGTGGCGGGCCCTGCTGGACCGGGCCCTGATGAGCAGTGCGGAAAGCCGCCTGTTCCGGGGATTTCTGCGTCAGGTGAAGTGGAAGGTGGAGGACGCCGCCGCGCGCGGCACGGTCCAGCCGCGCGGTGAGGCCGCGCCGGAGGGCGGGGCGAGTGAGCCGGACGCCACGGCGCCCTGA